The following are encoded in a window of Danio aesculapii chromosome 12, fDanAes4.1, whole genome shotgun sequence genomic DNA:
- the LOC130238127 gene encoding LOW QUALITY PROTEIN: pancreatic secretory granule membrane major glycoprotein GP2-like (The sequence of the model RefSeq protein was modified relative to this genomic sequence to represent the inferred CDS: inserted 1 base in 1 codon; deleted 7 bases in 6 codons), with product MHWMAGTDSSMNGLSAQMPEWCASYMTCGGFTALWLHGSHPRLEDGVVTREIYGSRNDQSSRYRSDPIQXKACPGDYYVYKFTRPSLLTPAPVYCAAPFTTPSVDPCSNYNSLMKLGDPLIALSCDYKNHVCDHYDWNGWYRLFYNGQNAQMPESCVNQYMCGAIYPMWLNGSHPQSKPVLVITMCMSLSGNGFVQFTVAAPPVDPCYNYFILDDPWRATSNQYSSQLMCDSGVSWSGWYRLFINGQSVQMPDTCVDEYSCGTHAPLWLSGGHPTLEDGVVSRNVCAHWSNNCCYFQSNPIQVKACPGGFYVYEFVRPTTCNLAYCADVRFNTSYTTDTPETTTTETTAETRTITSDVRNPCSELNCSKEERCGMKNGVYGCLCNKGHQKQRAPQDSFDFNETCESSSGSMSVSRCQLFEAGFSAEHLHLNDPSCRGTVQNGKVEFNFDNDQHICGTNLVANGSHFIYSNYIVGTPGTEGLISRVRILKLSFSCVYPQTQTLSMNMEINPLQSTVHKVLPSGEGVYQVRMVPYVDEEFTQPFTGRVDAELDQEMHVEVGVEGVDSRQFALVMDTCWATPVNDPDYSLRWDLISEGCPNPEDDTVKLLQNGVSTSSRFSFRMFIFTANSTKLYLHCAVHLCLLSSEQCSTSCDSGQQRRERRALDLHDSASLSMGPLVWSGGNTDVQFLPDQVKVSEASCLCASLVLLFIPLMSLFTLS from the exons ATGCATTGGATGGCTGGTACAGACTCCTCCATGAACGGATTGAGTGCTCAGATGCCTGAATGGTGTGCCTCTTATATGACATGTGGAGGATTTACTGCTCTGTGGCTTCATGGATCTCATCCTCGACTAGAAGATGGAGTTGTTACTCGTGAAATTTACGGCTCCCGTAATGATCAGAGCAGTCGCTACAGATCTGACCCAATCC TCAAAGCTTGTCCTGGAGATTATTATGTCTACAAGTTTACCAGGCCGTCTCTTTTAACCCCAGCTCCTGTATATTGTGCAG CACCTTTCACCACCCCAAGTGTTGACCCCTGCTCCAACTATAACAGTTTGATGAAACTTGGAGATCCATTAATAGCTCTTTCTTGTGATTACAAAAACCATGTGTGTGATCATTATGACTGGAAT GGCTGGTACAGGCTGTTCTACAATGGTCAAAATGCTCAGATGCCAGAATCATGTGTGAATCAGTACATGTGTGGTGCAATTTATCCAATGTGGCTCAATGGATCTCATCCTCAA TCAAAGCCTGTCCTGGTCATTACTATGTGTATGAGCTTGTCAGGCAACGGATTTGTTCAGTTTACTGTGGCTG CTCCCCCTGTTGACCCCTGCTAC AACTACTTCATCCTGGATGACCCATGGAGAGCCACCAGCAATCAATATTCCTCTCAGTTAATGTGTGACAGTGGGGTGAGCTGGAGC GGCTGGTACCGTCTCTTCATTAATGGTCAGAGTGTTCAGATGCCAGACACATGTGTTGATGAGTACAGCTGCGGCACTCATGCTCCACTGTGGCTGAGCGGAGGACATCCAACACTTGAGGATGGAGTGGTCTCTCGC AATGTCTGCGCTCACTGGAGCAAC AACTGCTGCTATTTCCAGTCCAATCCCATTCAAGTCAAAGCCTGTCCTGGAGGTTTTTATGTCTATGAGTTTGTGAGGCCGACCACCTGCAATTTAGCATACTGTGCAG ATGTGAGGTTTAACACTAGCTACACAACTGACACACCAGAGACGACC ACAACAGAAACTACAGCTGAAACCAGAACAATAACATCTG ATGTCAGAAACCCCTGTTCTGAACTCAACTGCTCCAAAGAGGAAAGGTGTGGGATGAAAAATGGTGTTTATGGCTGTTTATGTAACAAAGGCCACCAAAAACAGCGAGCACCTCAAGACTCCTTTG atttcaatGAGACCTGTGAGAGCAGCTCTGGCTCCATGTCTGTGTCTCGCTGTCAGCTTTTTGAAGCTGGTTTTTCAGCTGAGCACTTACACCTCAATGACCCCAGCTGCAGAGGAACCGTCCAGAACGGCAAAGTGGAGTTTAACTTCGACAACGATCAACACATCTGTGGCACAAATCTTGTG GCCAACGGCAGCCACTTCATCTACAGTAACTATATTGTGGGGACGCCGGGAACAGAAGGTCTCATCAGCAGAGTGAGAATCCTGAAGCTTTCTTTCAGCTGTGTTTATcctcaaacacaaacactttcCATGAACATGGAGATCAACCCACTGCAGAG CACCGTGCACAAGGTCCTCCCCTCTGGTGAAGGGGTTTATCAGGTGCGGATGGTCCCGTATGTGGATGAAGAGTTCACTCAGCCCTTCACTGGTAGAGTGGATGCAGAGCTGGACCAGGAGATGCATGTGGAGGTTGGTGTTGAGGGGGTCGACAGCCGCCAGTTTGCCCTGGTGATGGACACGTGTTGGGCTACACCTGTAAATGACCCTGATTACAGTCTTCGCTGGGATCTCATTAGTGAAGG GTGTCCCAATCCTGAGGACGACACAGTGAAGCTGCTGCAGAACGGCGTCTCCACAAGCAGCCGTTTCTCCTTCAGGATGTTCATCTTCACTGCAAACTCCACTAAGCTTTACCTGCACTGTGCTGTTCACCTTTGCCTTCTGTCCAGTGAACAATGCTCAACG AGCTGTGACTCTGGACAGCAGCGGAGAGAGCGCAGGGCTCTGGATCTCCATGACAGTGCTTCACTATCTATGGGTCCTCTAGTGTGGTCTGGAGGAAACACAG ATGTTCAGTTTCTCCCAGACCAAGTGAAGGTTTCTGAGGCTTCTTGTCTGTGTGCTTCTCTGGTGCTGTTGTTCATTCCTCTGATGAGTCTCTTTACTCTTTCTTAG